A window of Staphylococcus sp. 17KM0847 contains these coding sequences:
- the yihA gene encoding ribosome biogenesis GTP-binding protein YihA/YsxC — MKINANHVELLISAVKQEQYPEMGLPEVALSGRSNVGKSTFINSMIGRKNMARTSQQPGKTQTLNFYNIDEQLIFVDVPGYGYAKVSKKQREAFGKMIETYLTTREALKLVIQLVDLRHPPTEDDILMYDYLKHFEIPTLIIATKEDKVPKGKVQKHIKVIKETLDLDRHDQIISYSSLSKNKQPLIWESIQRAIGTASEQ, encoded by the coding sequence ATGAAAATTAATGCAAATCATGTCGAATTATTAATCAGTGCAGTAAAGCAAGAGCAATATCCGGAGATGGGATTGCCTGAAGTGGCGTTAAGTGGGCGCTCGAATGTTGGTAAATCAACATTTATCAATAGCATGATTGGTCGAAAAAATATGGCGAGAACTTCACAGCAGCCGGGAAAAACACAAACACTCAATTTTTATAATATTGATGAGCAATTGATATTTGTAGATGTTCCGGGTTATGGCTATGCCAAAGTAAGTAAGAAACAGCGTGAGGCATTCGGAAAAATGATTGAAACCTATTTGACGACGCGTGAAGCTTTAAAACTTGTGATTCAGCTTGTTGATTTAAGGCATCCACCCACAGAAGATGACATTTTAATGTATGACTATTTAAAACACTTTGAAATCCCAACATTGATTATCGCGACAAAAGAAGACAAAGTACCCAAAGGCAAGGTTCAAAAACATATTAAAGTGATTAAAGAAACACTCGATTTAGATCGTCATGATCAGATTATCAGTTACTCATCACTCTCTAAAAATAAACAACCACTTATATGGGAAAGCATTCAGCGTGCCATCGGAACAGCATCTGAACAATAG
- the hemA gene encoding glutamyl-tRNA reductase, whose protein sequence is MYFIAVSINHRTADVTLREKLTFKDTDMIRVHEALFETKSILENVILSTCNRTEVYAVVDQIHTGRYYIQRFLARQFNFELDEIKAITDITYGDDAIAHLFRVTSGLDSIVLGETQILGQIRDAFFTAQKAETTGTIFNELFKQAITFSKKAHHETDIADHAVSVSYAAVELAKKMFGKLNKKRALVIGAGEMGELSVLNLKGAGVSDITVINRTTSRAELLAQKHDVQVATMSHLAQLLSQVDIVISSTSADSFIITKDMLAMRQAVVKKNTPIVLVDIAVPRDIEPFESTDMEVFIYDVDDLKGLVDANMKERQRAAEAIAERIPSEIQKHNDWVRMLGVVPVIRALREQAMAIQQETMASIDRKLPHLSDRERSVVSKHTKSIINQMLKQPIKQAKEISGDHQATEKLQLFQAIFDLDVEMDYQQQAIEKKQRILKQRLLGFES, encoded by the coding sequence ATGTATTTTATTGCAGTGAGTATTAACCATCGTACAGCAGATGTCACATTGCGTGAAAAGCTCACATTTAAGGATACAGACATGATTCGTGTACATGAAGCGTTATTTGAAACAAAATCGATTTTAGAAAACGTCATTTTATCAACCTGTAACAGAACAGAAGTCTATGCAGTTGTTGATCAAATTCACACGGGTCGCTATTATATTCAGCGTTTTTTAGCAAGACAATTTAATTTTGAGTTAGATGAGATTAAAGCAATTACAGATATTACTTATGGTGACGATGCTATTGCACATTTATTTAGAGTGACTTCGGGGTTAGACTCTATCGTGTTAGGTGAAACACAGATTTTAGGTCAAATCCGTGATGCCTTTTTTACGGCACAAAAAGCCGAAACAACAGGAACCATCTTTAATGAATTATTTAAACAAGCGATTACGTTTAGTAAAAAAGCACATCATGAAACAGACATTGCAGATCATGCAGTAAGTGTTTCTTATGCAGCGGTTGAGCTGGCGAAAAAAATGTTTGGCAAACTTAATAAAAAACGTGCGCTTGTTATTGGTGCAGGTGAAATGGGTGAGCTATCGGTTCTAAATCTTAAAGGTGCAGGCGTATCTGATATTACAGTGATCAATCGTACGACATCTCGTGCTGAGTTATTAGCACAAAAACATGATGTCCAAGTTGCAACAATGTCCCATTTGGCACAGTTGTTATCACAAGTCGATATTGTGATTAGTTCAACAAGTGCTGACAGTTTTATTATCACGAAAGATATGTTGGCCATGCGTCAAGCTGTTGTAAAGAAAAACACACCTATCGTGCTTGTTGATATTGCTGTTCCAAGAGATATTGAGCCGTTTGAATCGACAGATATGGAAGTCTTTATTTACGACGTTGATGATTTAAAAGGTTTGGTAGATGCGAATATGAAAGAGCGTCAACGTGCAGCCGAAGCCATTGCTGAACGTATTCCGTCAGAAATTCAGAAGCATAATGATTGGGTGCGCATGCTTGGTGTCGTGCCTGTGATACGTGCGTTACGTGAACAAGCGATGGCTATCCAGCAAGAGACAATGGCAAGTATCGATCGCAAGTTACCGCATTTGTCTGATAGAGAGCGAAGTGTTGTTTCTAAGCATACGAAAAGTATTATTAACCAGATGTTGAAACAACCGATCAAACAAGCGAAAGAGATAAGTGGCGACCATCAAGCAACAGAAAAATTACAATTATTCCAAGCGATATTTGACCTTGATGTAGAGATGGATTATCAACAACAAGCAATCGAGAAAAAGCAGCGTATCTTAAAGCAGCGTCTACTAGGTTTTGAATCTTAA
- a CDS encoding inner membrane protein YpjD produces the protein MIEAFFIKFHEVILLIYLICVICLTIDLFQKNYRLQNIGFYVLGIVWVCQTISLTMYVLWRGQLPLTSIVESFYMLTWLILTITFVLAVCRMSDMMVVLLTMLGFIFMSIHTFHPSQFRMDGARVTVINELLVFHISLALLSYVIFAIGFVNAILYLVQYRNLKLKRFNQNYFRMSSVGTLEKTVFYCTLVGEIILFVSLILGVQWGLISVGTHIFLDLKVISSLFIFMSYTCYLVLRMSKLCKQRSLIYINIMLFLCCMINLIVITQLSSFHQWTGI, from the coding sequence ATGATAGAAGCGTTTTTTATCAAATTTCATGAAGTAATTTTATTGATATATTTAATCTGTGTGATTTGTTTAACCATTGATTTATTTCAAAAAAATTATCGGCTTCAAAATATCGGGTTTTATGTATTGGGGATTGTTTGGGTATGTCAAACAATCTCTTTAACTATGTATGTGTTATGGCGTGGGCAATTACCGTTAACATCTATTGTTGAAAGTTTTTATATGCTGACATGGTTGATATTGACGATTACATTTGTTCTAGCAGTATGTCGTATGTCAGATATGATGGTTGTATTATTGACGATGCTGGGCTTTATCTTTATGTCTATCCATACATTTCACCCATCTCAATTTCGTATGGATGGTGCAAGGGTAACAGTCATTAATGAATTGCTCGTGTTCCATATTTCGCTTGCATTACTCAGTTATGTTATTTTTGCAATTGGTTTTGTCAATGCAATTTTATATTTAGTTCAGTATCGTAATTTGAAATTAAAGCGTTTTAATCAAAATTATTTTAGAATGAGTAGTGTAGGCACATTAGAGAAAACGGTTTTTTATTGTACGCTTGTAGGAGAGATTATATTATTCGTCAGTCTCATATTAGGTGTACAGTGGGGACTTATTTCTGTCGGTACACATATTTTTCTTGACTTGAAGGTCATTTCATCATTATTTATTTTTATGAGTTATACTTGTTACCTTGTATTACGAATGAGCAAATTGTGCAAGCAACGAAGTTTAATCTATATTAATATCATGTTGTTTTTGTGTTGTATGATTAATCTTATTGTGATTACACAGCTCTCATCTTTTCATCAATGGACAGGTATTTGA
- the hemC gene encoding hydroxymethylbilane synthase, which yields MRKLVVGSRRSQLALTQSKQFIERLKAVHPGLEVEIKEIVTKGDQIVDRQLSKVGGKGLFVKEIQNELFSKDIDMAIHSLKDVPSVLPEGLTLGCIPDRENPYDAYIAKNHIALKDLPAGSIVGTSSLRRGAQLLSYYPHLEIKWIRGNIDTRLKKLQTENYDAIILAAAGLKRMGWSDDIVTSYLDDGSIIPAIGQGALGIECRADDQELLALLSKVHNADVEACVTAERTFLKEMDGSCQVPIGGHAIIDDQRHIRFTGLIMSPDGQQRFQHTAVGQDPIAIGKEVSEILKQQGAYEVIQSLNES from the coding sequence ATGCGAAAACTTGTAGTAGGCTCTAGGAGAAGTCAGTTGGCATTAACACAAAGTAAGCAGTTTATTGAACGTCTTAAAGCAGTTCACCCGGGTTTAGAGGTTGAAATTAAAGAGATTGTTACTAAAGGTGATCAAATTGTTGATCGTCAACTTTCTAAAGTGGGAGGAAAAGGACTCTTTGTCAAAGAAATTCAAAACGAATTGTTTAGTAAAGACATTGATATGGCTATTCATTCGTTGAAAGATGTGCCAAGTGTACTTCCCGAGGGGCTGACACTCGGTTGTATCCCAGATCGAGAAAACCCATATGATGCCTATATTGCTAAAAACCATATTGCATTGAAAGATTTACCAGCAGGTAGTATTGTCGGAACAAGTTCTTTAAGACGTGGTGCACAGTTATTATCGTATTATCCGCATTTGGAGATCAAGTGGATTCGAGGCAATATTGATACACGTCTCAAAAAGTTGCAAACAGAAAATTATGATGCGATTATTTTGGCAGCTGCAGGATTGAAACGTATGGGATGGTCAGATGATATCGTTACAAGTTATTTAGATGATGGTTCGATTATTCCAGCTATTGGACAAGGTGCATTGGGAATAGAGTGCCGTGCAGATGATCAAGAATTATTAGCACTTCTATCGAAAGTACATAACGCCGATGTTGAAGCGTGTGTAACAGCAGAGCGCACATTTTTAAAAGAAATGGATGGGAGCTGTCAAGTGCCGATAGGGGGTCACGCTATCATAGATGACCAGCGACATATTCGTTTTACGGGTCTTATTATGTCCCCAGACGGTCAGCAAAGATTTCAGCATACAGCAGTGGGTCAGGATCCTATTGCTATTGGTAAAGAAGTGAGCGAGATTTTAAAACAGCAAGGCGCTTACGAAGTGATTCAATCGTTGAATGAATCTTAA
- a CDS encoding uroporphyrinogen-III synthase codes for MKPTVLMTQTHAFQHRAVDIVHLPLVATIGYPLERAVLDISYDWLIFSSKNAVAYFLPYYPYVDVKYIAVIGEKTQAYCEKHGIAVDFIPDDYSQEGFLERFEAEQHARILIPSSAKARPKLAQTLSARGYHVTKVDLYNTVAHQENVQKVYELLETHQVDAITFASASAVRALFDTYPHSTFDQMFTIGQQTYRTLKSYGYESSLARQQTLDAMIEKILEKRS; via the coding sequence ATGAAGCCGACCGTTCTGATGACGCAAACACACGCATTTCAGCATAGGGCGGTAGATATCGTGCATTTGCCGCTTGTAGCAACAATAGGTTATCCGTTAGAAAGAGCAGTTTTAGATATATCATATGATTGGCTCATTTTTTCATCTAAAAATGCAGTGGCATACTTTTTGCCATATTATCCTTATGTGGATGTGAAGTATATTGCTGTGATAGGGGAAAAGACACAAGCCTATTGTGAAAAACATGGCATAGCAGTTGACTTTATACCGGATGATTATTCACAAGAAGGGTTTTTAGAGCGATTTGAGGCAGAACAACATGCACGTATTTTGATCCCTTCCAGTGCAAAAGCACGTCCTAAGTTAGCACAAACATTGTCAGCACGAGGCTATCATGTGACCAAGGTAGATCTTTATAATACTGTTGCACATCAAGAAAATGTTCAAAAAGTATATGAACTATTAGAAACACATCAAGTCGATGCTATTACCTTTGCAAGTGCTTCGGCAGTTCGGGCATTGTTTGACACCTATCCTCATAGTACATTTGATCAGATGTTTACAATTGGTCAGCAAACCTATCGAACATTGAAGTCATATGGCTATGAAAGCAGTTTAGCACGCCAACAAACACTGGATGCAATGATTGAAAAAATTTTGGAAAAGAGGTCCTAA
- the hemB gene encoding porphobilinogen synthase yields MNFDRHRRLRSSNTMRSMVRETHLHKEDLIYPIFVVERDDVKEEIKSLPGIYQISLNLLHEEIKEAYDLGIRAMMFFGIPNTKDACGTGAFVEDGVIQRATQIAKSMYQDLLILADTCLCEYTDHGHCGVIDDHTHDVDNDKTLPLLVQTAVSQAKAGADIIAPSNMMDGFVAEIRKGLDEAGYYNIPIMSYGIKYASSFYGPFRDAAESAPSFGDRKTYQMDPANRLEALRELKSDLAEGADMMIVKPALSYLDIIRDVRNHSDVPIVAYNVSGEYSMTKAAAQNGWIDEERIVMEQMISMKRAGADMIITYFAKDICRYLN; encoded by the coding sequence ATGAATTTTGATAGACATAGACGCTTGCGCTCATCCAATACAATGAGAAGTATGGTGAGAGAAACACATTTGCATAAAGAAGATTTAATTTATCCCATTTTTGTAGTAGAGCGTGATGATGTCAAAGAAGAGATTAAGTCATTACCCGGAATATATCAAATCAGTCTGAATTTATTGCATGAAGAAATAAAAGAAGCATATGATTTAGGGATTCGTGCAATGATGTTTTTTGGTATTCCTAATACAAAAGATGCGTGTGGTACAGGTGCGTTTGTAGAAGATGGTGTGATTCAACGTGCGACACAAATCGCAAAATCAATGTATCAAGATTTATTGATTTTGGCAGATACATGTTTATGTGAATATACAGATCATGGTCATTGTGGTGTGATTGATGACCATACACACGATGTCGATAACGATAAAACATTGCCACTGTTAGTTCAAACAGCAGTTTCTCAAGCTAAAGCAGGCGCTGATATTATTGCACCAAGTAATATGATGGATGGTTTTGTGGCAGAAATTCGTAAAGGCTTAGATGAAGCAGGCTACTATAATATTCCTATTATGAGTTATGGTATTAAGTATGCATCAAGTTTTTATGGTCCATTCCGTGATGCCGCAGAATCAGCACCATCATTTGGTGATCGCAAAACATATCAAATGGATCCTGCCAACCGTTTAGAGGCACTTCGTGAGTTGAAAAGTGATTTGGCAGAAGGTGCAGATATGATGATTGTTAAGCCTGCACTCAGCTATCTTGATATTATTCGTGATGTTCGCAATCATAGTGATGTTCCTATCGTTGCTTATAATGTAAGTGGGGAATATAGCATGACGAAAGCTGCCGCACAAAATGGATGGATAGATGAAGAGCGTATTGTAATGGAACAAATGATTTCAATGAAACGTGCAGGAGCAGATATGATTATTACTTATTTTGCAAAAGATATTTGTCGTTATTTAAATTAA
- the hemL gene encoding glutamate-1-semialdehyde 2,1-aminomutase, with protein MRYNESIKAFEKAEQLMPGGVNSPVRAFKAVDTPAIFMERGNGSRIYDIDGNEYIDYVLSWGPLILGHRNTKVIDELHRVLDRGTSFGASTLEENRLAELVIERVPSIEKVRMVSSGTEATLDTLRLARGYTGKNKIIKFEGNYHGHSDSLLIKAGSGVATLGLPDSPGVPEGIAKNTITVPYNNLEAVRYAFEQFGDDIAAIIVEPVSGNMGVVPPINDFLKGLREITHEYGALLIFDEVMTGFRVGYHCAQGYFDVMPDLTCLGKVIGGGLPVGAFGGKKEIMDYIAPSGNVYQAGTLSGNPLAMTSGYWTLSQLTPESYEYFNQLGDLLEDGLKTVFARYNVPLTVNRAGSMIGFFINEGPVTNFEEANRSDLKLFGQMYRELIEQGVFLPPSQFEGMFLSTSHTKEDIQRTIDAFDVALRHITQDTSN; from the coding sequence TTGCGTTATAATGAATCGATTAAAGCTTTTGAAAAGGCAGAACAGTTAATGCCCGGGGGGGTAAACAGCCCTGTCCGTGCGTTTAAGGCAGTAGATACACCAGCCATTTTTATGGAACGTGGGAACGGCAGTCGTATTTATGATATTGATGGCAATGAATATATCGATTATGTTTTAAGTTGGGGTCCTTTAATTTTAGGTCATCGCAATACTAAAGTGATTGATGAATTGCATCGTGTGTTAGATAGAGGTACAAGTTTTGGTGCATCAACATTAGAAGAGAATCGTTTAGCGGAGTTAGTGATTGAACGTGTCCCTTCGATTGAAAAAGTAAGAATGGTATCGTCTGGTACAGAGGCGACATTGGATACTTTAAGATTGGCACGTGGTTACACAGGTAAAAATAAAATCATCAAGTTTGAAGGTAACTATCACGGTCATAGTGACTCCTTATTGATCAAGGCAGGTTCTGGTGTTGCAACGCTAGGTTTACCTGATTCTCCGGGGGTTCCAGAAGGGATTGCTAAAAATACGATTACCGTCCCTTACAATAATTTGGAAGCTGTACGATATGCTTTTGAACAGTTTGGAGATGACATTGCAGCAATTATTGTTGAGCCTGTTTCAGGAAATATGGGCGTTGTTCCACCGATTAATGACTTTTTAAAAGGACTTCGAGAAATTACGCATGAATATGGTGCGCTGTTAATATTTGATGAAGTAATGACAGGTTTTAGAGTAGGCTATCACTGTGCACAGGGTTATTTTGATGTTATGCCAGATTTGACATGTCTAGGCAAAGTGATCGGTGGTGGTTTACCTGTCGGCGCATTTGGTGGTAAAAAAGAAATTATGGACTATATTGCCCCAAGTGGTAATGTCTATCAAGCTGGAACACTATCTGGTAATCCACTAGCGATGACAAGTGGTTATTGGACGTTGAGTCAGTTGACACCGGAAAGCTATGAATACTTTAATCAACTTGGAGATTTATTAGAAGATGGACTTAAAACGGTATTTGCTCGATATAATGTACCATTGACAGTCAATCGTGCGGGATCAATGATAGGTTTCTTTATTAACGAAGGACCTGTGACAAACTTTGAAGAAGCGAACCGTTCAGACTTAAAATTATTTGGTCAAATGTATCGTGAATTGATCGAACAGGGCGTCTTTTTGCCACCGTCACAATTTGAAGGGATGTTTTTATCAACATCACATACAAAAGAAGATATTCAACGTACGATAGATGCTTTTGATGTTGCATTGCGTCATATCACTCAAGATACTTCCAATTAA
- a CDS encoding AbrB family transcriptional regulator, which yields MTRQTLKNNMIVLLLSVLCSYILLKCHMMLPWMFGPIIGSMIAVKVFKRDVRWPSWLSELGLILLGVQIGSSFTRQVIQDIHHHWLSIVVVSILTLILALIVSIGFRHIAGVNDETALLSVIPGALSQMLVMAEENKRADILVVSLTQTSRIIFVVILVPLIAYFFKTDTKTAMNMTQTPPFSDVLTLKHALILAVAIALIYGIMAKIHFPTKMLLAPIFVLICWNLMTGLSFTVDAPIIAAAQVIYMIRIGVQIAHLTHRLKGRIAIAIAFQNILLITGTLFIALGLQYVNHIPLNTLFLGAAPGGMAQIVLVALDTGADVAIVSSFHIFRIFFILMLIAPLIHVYLNYRVHKYK from the coding sequence ATGACACGGCAAACTTTGAAAAATAATATGATCGTCCTGTTACTCTCTGTGTTGTGCAGTTATATTTTATTAAAATGCCATATGATGTTGCCATGGATGTTTGGTCCGATTATCGGCAGTATGATTGCGGTGAAAGTGTTTAAACGAGATGTGCGTTGGCCTTCGTGGCTAAGTGAACTCGGGTTGATTTTATTGGGGGTTCAGATTGGCAGTAGTTTTACAAGACAAGTTATTCAAGACATCCATCATCATTGGCTTTCTATTGTGGTCGTGAGTATACTGACGTTAATTTTGGCACTTATTGTATCCATAGGGTTTCGTCATATTGCGGGTGTCAACGATGAGACAGCTTTATTAAGCGTCATTCCGGGTGCGCTGAGTCAAATGTTAGTTATGGCTGAAGAAAATAAGCGTGCAGACATATTGGTGGTCAGTTTAACACAGACTTCACGTATTATTTTTGTCGTTATTCTTGTTCCGCTCATTGCATACTTTTTTAAAACAGATACAAAGACAGCTATGAATATGACACAAACGCCACCATTTAGTGATGTGTTAACATTGAAACACGCATTGATTTTAGCGGTGGCTATCGCATTGATATATGGAATTATGGCTAAAATTCATTTTCCAACGAAGATGTTACTTGCACCTATATTTGTATTGATTTGCTGGAATCTTATGACGGGTTTATCTTTTACAGTAGATGCGCCGATTATCGCAGCAGCTCAAGTCATTTATATGATACGGATCGGTGTTCAAATTGCACATTTAACCCATCGTTTGAAAGGGCGAATTGCCATTGCGATTGCTTTTCAAAATATTTTACTGATTACCGGAACATTGTTCATTGCATTGGGGCTACAATATGTGAACCATATCCCTCTGAATACATTGTTCTTAGGGGCTGCGCCGGGAGGTATGGCACAAATCGTACTCGTTGCTTTAGATACAGGTGCAGACGTTGCGATTGTCTCTTCATTTCATATTTTTCGTATCTTTTTTATTTTGATGCTTATTGCACCATTGATTCATGTTTATTTGAATTATCGTGTACATAAGTATAAATGA
- a CDS encoding DNA-3-methyladenine glycosylase I: MNTCAFGTTDPLYIEYHNHFWGKPLYDSQKLFELLALESQHAGLSWLTILKKKEAYREAFYQFNPYQIANMTEDDIESLMSFPNIIHHRQKLRAIVSQARGYLQIEQEYESFSHFLWSFVGGTPIDLQYKTAEERITVNDTAKALSKALKSYGFKFIGPVTVFSFMEAAGMYNAHLIDCPYRI; this comes from the coding sequence ATGAATACTTGTGCTTTTGGAACAACAGACCCTCTCTATATTGAGTATCATAATCATTTTTGGGGCAAGCCATTATATGATTCACAAAAATTATTTGAATTACTCGCACTAGAATCACAGCATGCGGGCCTATCATGGCTAACGATACTCAAGAAAAAAGAGGCCTATCGTGAAGCTTTTTATCAATTCAATCCATATCAGATTGCAAATATGACAGAAGATGATATTGAATCTCTTATGTCATTTCCAAACATTATCCATCATCGTCAAAAGTTACGCGCGATCGTATCACAAGCACGTGGCTATCTTCAAATTGAACAAGAATATGAAAGTTTTAGTCACTTTCTTTGGTCGTTTGTAGGTGGCACGCCCATTGATCTTCAGTATAAAACTGCTGAAGAACGCATCACTGTTAACGATACAGCTAAAGCACTCTCCAAAGCTTTGAAAAGTTATGGCTTTAAATTTATCGGGCCTGTAACTGTTTTTTCATTCATGGAAGCTGCTGGTATGTATAATGCACATCTGATTGACTGCCCATATCGGATATAG